CCCCGGTCCTGTCGCGGCCCTGAGGGTGATCACGAAGGGGGCCCAGTAGGCCGGGTGCGGGCGGCGGCGGTGGGCCTCGCGCGCCGCGCCGGCGAGCGCGGCGACCGGGTCTTCGCGAGCCGCGAGCCGGCGGTGGAACGACGCCATCAGCTCGGCCGCCGAGTCGTCCTCGACGCTCCACAGCGACGCCACGACACCGGCCGCGCCGGCCCGGAGCAGTGCCCAGGACAGGCCGAAGATCCCCTCCCCCGGAACGAGCTCCCCTTCCCCCGTGCGGCAGGCCGACAGGACGACGAGCGCACCCGCGAGGCGGAGCTGCGCGAGCGCCTCGAGGTCGAGTCGCTCGCCGCGCGAGAGCACCAGCGCCGAGCGCTGCGGATCGCGCGTTCCCGCTTCGGCGTGCGTCGCCAGGTGGACGAGCGAGAAGCGGCCGAGATCCCGTGCCAGGAAGTGGGCCCGGTCGAGCTCGGCGCCGCGGAGAATCTCGGCCTCGTCCCCCCAGGTTTCCCGGAGCCTTTCCAGTTCCCACGATGCCCGCGGGAGCGGGCCGTAGCGGCCCCCCGGATCGGGTAGCGGCGCCCCGGCCAGCAGCACCGGCCCGCGCACGTCGATGCGCGCGGGGGCTCCGGCATGGGGGAGTCTCGCGAAGAGGAGCCGGTCCCCGAGAAACGCGCTCCCGTCCCCGCGCTCCTCGTCGGGAAGGGCGGCGAAGGGGAGCAGCGCGAGCGGCCCATCGGGGACGAGGTAGACGCGTCGGGCTCCGGAGAAGGCGGGCTCGAGCGGATCGAACACCAGGGCGCGGAGCCGTGCGCCCGCCTCGCGCGCGCGAGCGAGCGCCCTCTCCGGATCGAGCCGGGCCTCGACGCTCAGGAGCGGAGCGCGCAGAGCGGCGCGGAAGCGGCGCAGGAGCGAATCGAGCCTCCGGCGGCCGGCGAGCAGAACGGCTCGCGCCGAATCGGGTGCGATCACCACCGCCACCGAATGCTCGCGGCCCAAAAGGAAGGTCGCCAGAGCCTCGCCCGGGCGAAGCGCGCGCTCGATGCCGGGAAGATCGGGGGCGGCGAGCGGGTCGCCGGCCCCGGCGATGCGGCGGAGGGCGCGCGCGTGCGCGCTTTCGACCACGCGAAGCACCTCGGAGACCGGCGCATGCCCGGCGGCCAGCGCCCAGGCGAGATCGGCGTAGGGCTCGTGCCGCTCGAGGAGGAAACGCAGTCCCTCCCCGAGAGGATCGAGCCCACGCCCGGCCTCCTCGAGGCGCGCCACCGCCTCGCGGAGCGCGGCCACGGCGGCGCGGACCCGGCCGGCTTCGATGAGGGCCCGCCCCTGCTGCCAGCGCGCCACCCAGTGGGGCCACCACAGCCGCTCCCGGGAGGCCCGCCGGGCGAGGGCGTCGAGTTCGGCTGCGGCGCGTTCCGGCTCGCCAACGCGCGCGAGCCGAGCGGCGTCGTAGACCTCCGCGAACAGGGCCACGACGGGGTACCCGCCCCGCTGCGCGAGTTCCCGCGCGCGGGCGAAGTCCTCCCGCGCCGCCTCCAGCTCTCCTCGGGCGAGCCTCACCCGGCCGCGCTGCAGCGCCGCGAGGGCGGCGGCCTGCGGGTCGGCCGAGCCGACGCGGGACAGCCACTGGAGGGCCTCGGCGGCATCGCCGCGCTGGCGGTGGAGGTTGCCCAGGGCGAGCGCGGCGAACGCGGCGGTCTGCACGTCGCCTTCGCGGCGGCCTTCCTGATAGAGGCGCTCGAGCACCTGCCGGGCCGCTTCCGCATCGCCGAGATCGAGGAGCAGCGACGCCCGGTTGTACGCGAGCCGCCTCGCGGCATCGGGCCGGCCGAGCCGTTCCAGGATCGGGGCGGCGGATGCCAGAGCGTCGCGCGCGCGGGCCAGGTCGCCCCGCTCCACCAGCAGGCCGGCCAGGTTGGCGAGGGAGAACGCCTCGAGGTCCTGCCGCCCGGCGCGCCGCGCCGCCTCGATCGCTTCGCGATAGAACCGCTCCCCCTCGTCGATGTCGCCCCGGGCGTAGGCGGTCCAGGCGACGCCGTCGGCCGCCCGCGCCACCCCCACCGGATCGTCCGCGCGGCGCGCGAGATCCAAGGCCTTCCGGTAGAGCGGCGCCGCCTCCCCGGTGCTCCCGCCGCGCAGGAGGCACTCGGCGCGGGCCCAGACCGGTTCCCACCTCCCGGGGCAGCGAGGGGCCACGCGCTCGAGGCGCTCCGCCAGCTCACCGAGGGAGCGATCGGCTTCCGCTCGGGCGACCGCCTCGCGCCACGGGGCGTCTCCTTCGCGGCACGCCTCGAGGCCACCTTCCTGCGACCGGCCGGCGGGGGCCGGCGAGTCCGAACCCCCGCAGCCGGGGGCCAGTAACAGGGCTGCGAGCGCGATCCACCGGACCGCGCGGAGCGTCACGCGCTCCGGCCCGACCGGCACCAGCGCGGACCACGCCATGCGAGAGCCGTCCGTCCAGGGCGGAACGAAACGAGGATACGCCCCGGCGGCCCGGGATCGGTTCGGAGCCGCGTCCCCCCAACTGGTCCCAGGAAAGTGACCCGCGGACAAAACTCGTAAGGTGCGTCCGGAATGGTGCATTTGCGCCGCGAACCTGTTGAAGAGAGGGGGGTTGTGCCGCAGGATCGGACGCTGGCTCCGGCTCGGCGGCTAACTGTCGGCCGCGTGGGAACTTCCCGGTTCCCGATGCACCATTCCGGGCGCACCTCACGAGCGTTGGACTCGAGAGTGGATCTCGTCCGGAGCCGCGGACCCCGACTCCCGCTGGCGGTCCGAGCGCGCGAGCTGCCCGCCGGGCCGCAGCGGGCGGGGCAATCGCGAGATCGGCGGCGAGCTTCCGGCCGCTGCCCCGGGTGGGTGCTTCCGCGCCGGTGCGCACCGGCGCCCGACCTCACGAGAATCCGCGGCTTTTTCGCCCACTCCCGCGTCCGGCGGCAGATCCGGTTACAACATCGAGACCCGCAAAAACTTGGACCGAGAAGCGCACCATCGCGGGGGCGCCCCGGCCCCGGTGGTGGTCGGCGCGGGTACCGGAAGCTGGCGGGGACGCCGGCAGGGTGCCGCCCTCGTATCCTTGGGATGCCCCGTGTGAAATGCGGCGGGTCGCGGTGCGATCCCCATGGACGGGGCCGGCCGAGCGATGGACGAGGACCGGGCACTGCTCGAGCGGTTGCGGAGCGGCCCCGCCCGGGGCGACGCGATGGCGCAGATCCTCGAGCGGCACGCCGAGCGCACCTACGCCTTCTTCCGGGCGCGCGTGGGCGATCCGGAGATCGCGGCCGAGCTCAATCAGGAGCTCTACCTCGCGCTTCTCGACAGCCTGCGGAGTTTCCGAGGCGAGTGCTCGCTCGAGACGTGGTTGTTCCGGCTCGCCCGGTGGCGGCTCGCGAAGCTGCGGCGGCGCTGGTCGGTCCACACCGACGAGAGCGCGCCGCGACCGCTCGAGGCGGTGGCCGAGCGCGTTCCGGTCCCGGGCCTGGAGCCGGACGAACGCGCGGCGCGCAGCGAGCGCATCCGTCGGCTGCGCGACTGCCTCGCCCGCCTGCCGGAGATCGAGCGGGCGGTCGTCGTCGCCCACTACTACGAGGGGCAGACCCTCGACGAGGTGACGCGCCGGCTCGGCCTGACGAATCCGAGCGGCGCCCGGGCGGTGCTGCTCGCCGCGCAGCGACACCTGAGGGCCTGCCTTCACCGGAAGGAGCGCGCCGGCAGGTGCGCGAAGCGAAGGAGAACGGGATGAACCGACCGGACCCGGAGATCGGCTGCGGCTTCCTCGACGAAGCCGAACTCGAAGCGCTCCTGGCCGACCGGCTGGCGGACGCCCGCCGCCGCGCCTTCGAGGCGCACGCGGACGGCGGTTGCGATCCGTGCGCTCTCCTCCGCGCCGACGTGGAGTGCTGGCGGCAGGCCGCCGAAGAGACCCCCGAGCGGGTGCGCCGCGAATACCGAGCGAGCTCGGCGGGACTCGCCCGGACCCTCCGCGAGCGGCTGCCGGACCGAGCGGACCCCCGCCTCCGCAGGCGGCTCGCCGTCGCCGCCGCAGCGGCCGTGCTGCTCGTCGCGATCGGCGTCTGGTTCCGGCCCGTCCCCGCACCCCCGCGGCTCGCGCTGCCGGGCGGTGCGACGATCGCCCTCGCGCCGCCGCCGCTGCTTCCGTCTCCGGTTCTCCGCGGCGAGGAGGCCGCCGACGGCGCCTGGGCCGCGATCGCGTCCGACTACGCGGCGGGGCGCTACCGGCGGGCGGCGGCGCGGCTCGCCCGCCTGGAACGCCGGCGGCCCGGCCTCGAGGAAGCGCCCTTCTACCGGGGCGTGTGCCTGCTGCTTGCCGGCGATCCCCGCGGCGCGCGCGACGCGCTCGCGCGCGCCCGTTCGATGAGCGCGGCGCGCGGCATGCCGACCGGGTCGATCGACTACTACCTCGGCCTGGCGGAACTCGCCTCCGGGCACCTCGCCGAGGGCCGCGCCGCTCTCGTCCGCTGCCGTGACGGCGGCGGTCCGCACGCCGACGCCGCGTCCCAGGTGCTCGACCTGCTCGCGGGCCTCGGCGATCAGCCGCCGGAGGGCTCGACGTCGTAGAGGAGCGAGCCCGGGTAGCCGCCGTCGTGGTGGACGAACGGCGACTGCACCTGGTGTCCGATCCGGATCCACCCGTTCCCGTCGTTGGGCGCGGCGCCCTGGAGCGGCTGCGCGGCGCGGGACTCCGCGGAGCCCGGGGGCCCCGTGCGGCACGGGCAGGAGGGATCGGAATCGACGCAGGCGCAGAAAACGTCGAACGTCGAGCCCGGCGGACACCCGGGTCCAGGAGTCCACTCGAGCACGTTCTTCAGGTCCCCACGTAGAACGCGGAGGTCTTCCGCCTCGCACACGCTCGCCGCCGTCTCCTGCACGGCGATCGCAACGGGGCAGCGCTGGCACGTCCCCTCCGGGGGTGCCGAGTCCAGGTAGACGATCGCCGATGTCCCGTCCGCGCGGAGAACCGTCACCGCGTCGTCGTCGCGGCAGGCGACGAACAGCTTCCTCCAGAGCACGTGTCCCAGCAGGTCGAGCGCCACCGGTCCCGCCGCGGTCGGATAGGGAGTCGCCGAGCAGTCGGCGGGGTCGATCTCGAACACCCGCCCTCCGCTGCGGTCGGCGGCGAAGACCCGATAGGAAGCCGGCCCGGGACCGGCGACCGCCGCGGCGACCAGCTCGCCCCCCGGGGCGCACTCTCCACCCGTGTCGAGGTTCTCCAGACGTCCCTCCGGGCCAGTGGGAAGGACCGGCAGCTCCCGGCCGAACGGCGTGCCGGGTCGGCTCCGCGACGGCCAGCCTCTCGCGGACAGTTCGGTGGCCCTCGGCGTACCGGCGGAGAAGGTCGGCCCCGTCTTCGCCAGGCCGGCGACCGGCACCGCGAGAAGCCGGTCGGGCAGTTCCTGGAGGGCCGGTGTCTCCTGCACCGTGTACCAGGCGCGCTCGACGCGAGGGCCGGCGACCGTCGGAAGGACCGTGACGTCCAGCGCCCGCTCGGTGGCATCCGGGTTCGGCCCCCCGGTCAGCGGCCCGGCCGAAACCAGGGTCTCGAAGAGCGGCCCGCCCGAGACGAGCGCGTCCTGGTCGAGAACGACGAACCACGGCTCGACGATGCCCGTGGCGGGATCGACCGTGTCGGCGGCGATGTGCAGATAGGCCGTTTTCACCTGCGAGTCGCCAGGTGGAAGCGCGCCCGCCGCGCCCGCGGCGCCGGCGGACCGCGCTCCCGGCGGCGACCGTCCGGTGTCGGGCGGTGGGGACGCGCGCCAGCGCGGGCGGGCGGCGGCACAGCCCTTCAAGGTCGCTCTCCGCCCGAGGAGCGCGCCCACGTCCACCTCCCGCACCACGGCGCGGGCCACCGCGTCGACGACGAGGACGAAGGCGCCCCGCGTGACGAAGGCGTGGGCCCCGGGCGCCGCGGGCCGGGTGGAGAAGGCGAGCCCGCGCGGAGCCGCACCATCGGGCGCCGGCGGCAGCGGAATCGCCGCGATCACCTGCTCCGACGCGGCATCGAGGATCTCGATGTCGCCGCTCTTCTCGTCGAGGACCCAGACCTCCTGCGCCAGCGCCGGGATCGACATCCCGGCCGCGACGGCGCAGGCCGCTGCGATCGACGTCCTCCCGCTCCGCATGCGGCCTCCCCGCCGGCTCGCGCGCGGGCGAGGCGCCCGCCGCGTCCGGCGCCCGGCGGGGCGCCTCGCGGTCGCGGGAGCCGTGCTACGACGCGACTTGCCCGAATGATACGCCGCTGCGGCGCGGCGCGCCCGGCGGTCAGCGCAGGCCGACCTGGGCCATCAGGAAGCCGTAGTGGCGCGCCGCCTGGTCCGCTCTCTGGTCGATCGTCACCGCCCCGGCGTGTCCCGACGCCTCCTGGAGGTGGAACAGGATCGGTTCCTCCCGACCGTGATCGGCGTCGGCCCAGCGCACCGCGGCGGTGAACTTGCGCGCGTGCACCGGATCGACGCGGGCGTCGTTGACGCTGGCGGTGACCAGAAGGGCCGGGTAGTCGGTGCCGGGGACGACGTTGTGGTAGGGGGAGTAGGCGAGCAGGTGGGGGAACATCTCCGGATCCTCCGGGCTGCCGTACTCCTCCGTCCAGATGTTGGCCAGGCCGAAGCGGTGGAACCGGATCATGTCGGTCAGCGGCACCTGGCACAGAACGGCCTTGAACAGGTCGGGCCGCTGCACCATCGCCGCGGCGACCAGAAGGCCGCCGTTCGACCCGCCGGCGATCGCCAGCCGGTCGGCCGACGTGTAGCCGCGATCGATGAGCCACTCGGCGGCGGCGATGAAGTCGTCGAAAACGTTCTGCTTGTGCTCCCGCATGCCGGCCTCGTGCCAGGCGCGGCCGTACTCCCCTCCCCCGCGCAGGTTCGGGATCGCGACGCCGCCCCCCTTCTCGACCCACACGGCGTAGACGGTGGAGAAGTGCGGAGTCCGCGAGACGTTGAAGCCGCCGTATCCGGTGAGGAGGTAGGGCACGCTTCCGTCCCGTGGAGCGCCCTTGGCGTGAACGAGGAACATGCTCACCCGCGTGCCGTCCTTCGACCGGTACCAGACCTGCTCGACCTCGATCCCCGAGGTGTCGATCGGAACCGGAGAGCGGCGGTACAGCTTCAGCTCGTTCCGCTCAGGATCGTAGGTGTAGTCGGACGGCGGGTGGGCGAACGAGGTGAAGCCGACCCAGACCGGGCCCTTGGACCAGTACCCGCGCACCGACGCCGAACCGATCGCCGGTAGCGGGACGTCCTGGAGGTGGCGCCCGTCCAGATCGTAGACGGCGATCCGCGTTGCCGCGTTGTGCTGGTAGACGGCGTACAGGAGGCCGTCCACCGGCCGGAGATCCTGCAGCCGGTCCTCGCTCTCCGGGATCAACTCCTTCCAGTGCTCGCGGCCGGGCTCCGCCACGGGAGCGGTCATCACGCGGTAGTTCGGGGCTTGCCAGTCGGTGACGATGAGGAGCCGGTCGCCGACCACACGGACCGCGTACTGCGCGTCCATGCCCGTGGCCACGGGGCGCCGCACGCCGGTTCCGATCTCCTCGAGCCAGACCTCGTCCCGGCTGAAGCGCGACCGGTAGACGATCAGCCAGCGCCCGTCCTCGCTCACCACGGCGGAGTTGAACGTCTCCTTGACCTCCTCGTCGGCCGCCACCAGCCGGTCCTCCTCGGGCGGCGTGCCCAGCCGGTGGAACCACGTCCGGTGCCAGTAGTACTCCTCCCCGGGTGGCACCTCCCCCTTCTTCGGCCAGGCGC
The sequence above is drawn from the Acidobacteriota bacterium genome and encodes:
- a CDS encoding CHAT domain-containing protein; translated protein: MAWSALVPVGPERVTLRAVRWIALAALLLAPGCGGSDSPAPAGRSQEGGLEACREGDAPWREAVARAEADRSLGELAERLERVAPRCPGRWEPVWARAECLLRGGSTGEAAPLYRKALDLARRADDPVGVARAADGVAWTAYARGDIDEGERFYREAIEAARRAGRQDLEAFSLANLAGLLVERGDLARARDALASAAPILERLGRPDAARRLAYNRASLLLDLGDAEAARQVLERLYQEGRREGDVQTAAFAALALGNLHRQRGDAAEALQWLSRVGSADPQAAALAALQRGRVRLARGELEAAREDFARARELAQRGGYPVVALFAEVYDAARLARVGEPERAAAELDALARRASRERLWWPHWVARWQQGRALIEAGRVRAAVAALREAVARLEEAGRGLDPLGEGLRFLLERHEPYADLAWALAAGHAPVSEVLRVVESAHARALRRIAGAGDPLAAPDLPGIERALRPGEALATFLLGREHSVAVVIAPDSARAVLLAGRRRLDSLLRRFRAALRAPLLSVEARLDPERALARAREAGARLRALVFDPLEPAFSGARRVYLVPDGPLALLPFAALPDEERGDGSAFLGDRLLFARLPHAGAPARIDVRGPVLLAGAPLPDPGGRYGPLPRASWELERLRETWGDEAEILRGAELDRAHFLARDLGRFSLVHLATHAEAGTRDPQRSALVLSRGERLDLEALAQLRLAGALVVLSACRTGEGELVPGEGIFGLSWALLRAGAAGVVASLWSVEDDSAAELMASFHRRLAAREDPVAALAGAAREAHRRRPHPAYWAPFVITLRAATGPG
- a CDS encoding S9 family peptidase, whose amino-acid sequence is MRSRTLPLAAALAALAAAGCSTLPRTGALAPREEVVDEIFGVRVADPYRWMEDAGSERVARWDAARAEEFRAYTDALPQRRALYERFQELWRYDDTSAPTACLLADCLVYRTKRADQDKWVVHFREHPGAPDRVILDPNRWEPTETLSVFALSPDGRYAAYGKARAGDENPVIRVIDLRTMEELPDTLRGWRQGGVSWLHDDSGFYYSAWPKKGEVPPGEEYYWHRTWFHRLGTPPEEDRLVAADEEVKETFNSAVVSEDGRWLIVYRSRFSRDEVWLEEIGTGVRRPVATGMDAQYAVRVVGDRLLIVTDWQAPNYRVMTAPVAEPGREHWKELIPESEDRLQDLRPVDGLLYAVYQHNAATRIAVYDLDGRHLQDVPLPAIGSASVRGYWSKGPVWVGFTSFAHPPSDYTYDPERNELKLYRRSPVPIDTSGIEVEQVWYRSKDGTRVSMFLVHAKGAPRDGSVPYLLTGYGGFNVSRTPHFSTVYAVWVEKGGGVAIPNLRGGGEYGRAWHEAGMREHKQNVFDDFIAAAEWLIDRGYTSADRLAIAGGSNGGLLVAAAMVQRPDLFKAVLCQVPLTDMIRFHRFGLANIWTEEYGSPEDPEMFPHLLAYSPYHNVVPGTDYPALLVTASVNDARVDPVHARKFTAAVRWADADHGREEPILFHLQEASGHAGAVTIDQRADQAARHYGFLMAQVGLR
- a CDS encoding sigma-70 family RNA polymerase sigma factor, with product MDGAGRAMDEDRALLERLRSGPARGDAMAQILERHAERTYAFFRARVGDPEIAAELNQELYLALLDSLRSFRGECSLETWLFRLARWRLAKLRRRWSVHTDESAPRPLEAVAERVPVPGLEPDERAARSERIRRLRDCLARLPEIERAVVVAHYYEGQTLDEVTRRLGLTNPSGARAVLLAAQRHLRACLHRKERAGRCAKRRRTG